One region of Chryseobacterium sp. SORGH_AS_0447 genomic DNA includes:
- a CDS encoding YceI family protein, translating into MKRLLLFAMMCISMSFVFGQKKGDKVVKVTSSEIRWWGYKVVKTVPTTHSGTIKLKSGKFTFDKTVLVDGEFVIDMKSIMAGDVSSQDEDMVKLTNDLKSSNFFDVKKFPLAKFHLTKIIPLANSDYNSTVYGDVTIKGVRKTITFPANVYITQFTVVIESAKFSLNRRDFKVFYQSSLKDYFIKNEMDIQFKLSTAVLDNENRTPVKKKK; encoded by the coding sequence ATGAAAAGATTACTATTGTTTGCGATGATGTGCATAAGTATGTCATTTGTTTTCGGGCAGAAGAAAGGAGATAAAGTGGTAAAAGTAACCTCATCGGAAATCAGATGGTGGGGATATAAAGTGGTAAAAACGGTTCCTACAACCCATTCCGGAACCATAAAGCTGAAAAGTGGAAAGTTCACTTTCGATAAAACAGTTTTGGTAGACGGTGAATTTGTAATCGATATGAAGTCGATCATGGCCGGTGATGTTTCAAGCCAGGACGAAGATATGGTGAAACTTACCAACGATCTTAAAAGCTCTAATTTCTTTGACGTTAAAAAGTTTCCGCTTGCGAAATTCCATTTAACAAAGATTATCCCTCTGGCAAACAGCGACTATAACTCTACTGTTTACGGAGACGTAACGATCAAAGGCGTGAGAAAAACCATCACTTTCCCTGCAAACGTATACATTACCCAGTTTACCGTAGTGATCGAATCTGCAAAGTTCTCTCTGAACAGAAGAGATTTCAAGGTATTCTACCAGTCTTCACTGAAAGATTATTTCATCAAAAACGAAATGGATATCCAGTTTAAGCTTTCCACAGCGGTATTGGATAACGAAAACAGAACACCTGTAAAAAAGAAAAAATAA
- a CDS encoding ammonium transporter, producing MTVGLKWIVSFILIALVAIGGLFWSPIVDFPNTGEFLSEDKIVGADVAWILAAAGLVLLMTPGLSFFYGGMVGKKNVISTMLQSFIALGVISMLWVVVGFSLSFGDSIGFTINGEHYGIIGNPLSYPFFSRVGVLPHKAMASTIPFILFALFQMKFAVITPALITGSFAERVRFISYLLFMVLFSIFIYTPLCHMVWHPDGLLNKYFGVKDFAGGTVVHMSAGFAALAGAMVVGNRKRPHHDPSNISYVMLGTGMLWFGWFGFNAGSALSANATAATAFGTTTIASASAMMTWIFFDRINKRKVSAMGACIGAVVGLVAITPACGFVSVSESLFIGFISAIVSNIMVNWKALKKIDDTLDVFACHGVGGIMGMILTAIFAHGENASLLHGGLGVFAHHMMALLLVSLFAFFGSLLLYKITDSIITLRVSEESENMGLDISQHEERLC from the coding sequence ATGACAGTAGGTTTAAAATGGATCGTTTCATTCATCCTTATTGCCTTGGTTGCAATAGGAGGATTGTTCTGGAGCCCCATTGTGGATTTTCCGAATACGGGAGAATTTTTAAGTGAAGACAAAATCGTAGGGGCGGATGTTGCCTGGATTTTAGCGGCTGCCGGCCTTGTTTTGCTGATGACGCCAGGCCTTTCCTTTTTTTATGGCGGAATGGTGGGTAAGAAAAACGTTATTTCCACCATGCTGCAAAGCTTTATTGCACTCGGAGTGATTTCCATGCTGTGGGTAGTAGTCGGTTTTTCCCTGTCTTTCGGAGATTCAATAGGATTTACGATCAACGGAGAACATTACGGCATCATCGGGAATCCTTTAAGCTATCCTTTTTTCAGCAGGGTAGGTGTCTTACCTCATAAAGCTATGGCTTCCACAATTCCTTTTATTCTTTTTGCCCTTTTCCAGATGAAGTTTGCGGTTATTACACCGGCTTTGATCACGGGTTCTTTTGCAGAACGGGTACGTTTTATTTCTTATCTTTTATTCATGGTGCTTTTCAGCATCTTTATCTATACTCCGCTTTGCCACATGGTTTGGCATCCGGACGGTCTTCTGAATAAATATTTCGGCGTAAAGGACTTTGCCGGAGGAACGGTGGTTCACATGAGCGCCGGTTTTGCTGCCTTGGCGGGAGCGATGGTCGTAGGAAACAGAAAAAGGCCTCACCACGACCCTTCAAACATCTCGTATGTGATGCTGGGAACAGGAATGCTTTGGTTCGGTTGGTTTGGGTTCAATGCGGGCTCGGCTCTAAGTGCCAATGCCACAGCAGCTACGGCTTTCGGGACAACAACCATTGCTTCGGCTTCCGCGATGATGACCTGGATATTTTTCGACAGGATCAATAAAAGAAAAGTTTCCGCAATGGGAGCGTGTATCGGAGCAGTCGTAGGACTGGTTGCCATTACACCGGCCTGCGGTTTCGTTTCGGTTTCGGAAAGCCTTTTCATCGGGTTTATCTCTGCCATTGTTTCCAATATCATGGTGAACTGGAAAGCATTAAAGAAAATAGACGATACGCTGGATGTTTTTGCCTGCCACGGTGTTGGCGGAATCATGGGGATGATCTTAACGGCAATTTTTGCGCACGGCGAAAATGCCAGTCTACTTCATGGAGGACTCGGAGTGTTTGCCCATCACATGATGGCGCTGCTTCTGGTATCGCTGTTCGCATTTTTCGGTTCGTTGCTTCTGTATAAGATCACCGACAGCATCATCACACTAAGGGTTTCAGAAGAATCGGAAAATATGGGACTTGACATTTCCCAGCATGAAGAAAGACTTTGCTGA
- a CDS encoding DUF1800 family protein encodes MDSPSLLNNKHLLWRAGFGPGIAQFEDLGKKDTKNLLEDLLREETFQYINYETPDIAEAADTMNVMSDTFPAERKKEMQKIYRQQNEELNLNFLGKMVTSKEQMREKMAFFWHGHFASRVQNPKFNRQILNVIRKNALGNFKDLLFEVSQAPAMLNFLNNQQNKKDHPNENFAREVMELFTMGRGNYTEKDIREAARAFTGWSYDKEGNFVEKAKIHDEGSKTFLGKTGNFTGSDVLNIILEQKATAKFITAKIYRFFVNENADEAIVNTLSENFYRSGYDIKKLMKDIFSSSWFYDRKNIGTHIKSPIELMAGMMRALPMNIQNPENLIVYQKLLGQMLLYPPNVAGWPNGKSWIDSSTLMLRLQIPQIWSGLRPLDYRPKEDDDLDMGLKNNTNTLAKSFKNPNITIDWARVETIFNGKNTEDYLIQNSRSLDVSTVKTFSDNSVKMNVINLMSTPEYQLM; translated from the coding sequence ATGGATTCTCCTTCACTACTTAATAACAAGCACCTTCTGTGGCGTGCCGGTTTCGGACCCGGAATCGCCCAGTTTGAAGATCTCGGCAAAAAAGATACAAAAAACCTCCTCGAAGATCTTTTGCGTGAAGAAACCTTTCAGTACATCAATTATGAAACGCCGGATATTGCTGAAGCAGCAGATACGATGAATGTAATGAGCGATACTTTCCCAGCCGAAAGGAAAAAAGAAATGCAGAAAATCTACCGGCAGCAGAACGAAGAGCTGAACCTGAACTTTCTCGGTAAAATGGTCACCAGCAAAGAGCAGATGAGGGAGAAGATGGCTTTTTTCTGGCACGGGCATTTTGCCAGCAGGGTTCAGAATCCGAAATTCAACCGGCAGATCCTTAATGTTATCCGGAAAAATGCGCTCGGAAATTTCAAAGACTTGCTCTTTGAAGTTAGCCAGGCTCCGGCCATGCTGAACTTTCTGAACAACCAGCAGAATAAAAAAGACCATCCGAATGAAAACTTTGCCCGCGAAGTAATGGAGCTATTCACCATGGGTCGCGGAAATTACACCGAAAAAGACATCCGGGAAGCAGCCCGGGCCTTTACCGGATGGAGCTATGATAAAGAAGGAAATTTTGTTGAAAAAGCGAAAATTCATGACGAAGGATCCAAGACCTTTTTGGGAAAGACAGGCAATTTTACCGGTTCGGACGTGTTGAATATCATCCTGGAACAGAAAGCGACGGCAAAATTCATCACGGCAAAAATTTACCGTTTTTTCGTGAATGAAAACGCAGATGAGGCCATCGTGAATACTTTGAGCGAAAATTTTTACCGGTCCGGCTATGATATTAAAAAATTGATGAAAGATATATTTTCGAGCTCGTGGTTTTACGACAGGAAAAATATCGGTACCCATATTAAATCACCGATTGAGCTGATGGCCGGAATGATGCGGGCACTTCCCATGAATATTCAGAATCCTGAAAACCTGATTGTTTACCAAAAACTGTTGGGCCAAATGCTGCTGTACCCACCGAATGTTGCCGGCTGGCCAAACGGGAAATCGTGGATCGACAGCTCAACCCTGATGCTGAGACTGCAGATTCCGCAAATCTGGTCAGGATTGCGGCCACTGGACTACCGGCCGAAGGAAGACGATGATCTGGATATGGGATTGAAAAACAACACCAATACGCTGGCCAAAAGCTTCAAAAACCCGAACATCACCATCGACTGGGCAAGGGTAGAGACCATCTTCAACGGAAAAAACACCGAAGACTATCTGATCCAGAACAGCCGTTCGCTGGATGTAAGTACGGTGAAAACTTTCTCGGACAACTCCGTTAAAATGAATGTCATCAATCTGATGTCCACTCCCGAATATCAATTAATGTAA
- a CDS encoding YceI family protein → MKKIFLLAVLASGLAFGQAKKVVSSDVQWWGYKIAKSEASSHNGTVKVKSGEMVMKGNQLVGGTFVLDMTSINATDLSGEYQQKLNGHLKNGDFFEVEKFPTATFKITGVKKNNDKVYNSLVTGNLTVKGKTNAISFPAKISYANGTVSLVSNKFSIDRQKFDVAYKSTMQDVLVKDDMDLQVKVTAK, encoded by the coding sequence ATGAAAAAAATATTTTTATTAGCAGTATTGGCGAGTGGTTTAGCATTCGGACAGGCAAAAAAAGTAGTAAGCTCCGATGTGCAGTGGTGGGGATACAAAATCGCAAAATCTGAGGCCAGCTCTCACAACGGAACTGTAAAGGTGAAGTCAGGAGAAATGGTAATGAAAGGAAACCAACTGGTTGGCGGTACTTTCGTTTTGGATATGACTTCCATCAACGCGACAGACCTTTCCGGAGAATATCAGCAGAAGCTTAACGGACACTTGAAAAACGGCGATTTCTTTGAAGTTGAAAAGTTTCCTACCGCTACCTTCAAAATTACAGGCGTAAAGAAAAACAACGATAAAGTATACAATTCTTTAGTAACCGGTAATTTAACGGTAAAAGGAAAAACGAACGCGATCTCTTTCCCTGCTAAGATCAGTTATGCTAACGGAACCGTAAGCTTAGTATCAAACAAATTCTCCATCGACAGACAGAAATTCGACGTAGCTTATAAGTCTACCATGCAGGATGTTCTTGTGAAAGATGACATGGATTTGCAGGTAAAAGTAACAGCTAAATAA
- a CDS encoding glucokinase, with translation MILNPKFPLYLPGVKNASNDNVSIIGANLREDITTLGYFVSGNGGLEIKIQNNYLTKEYASFTEILKKFVQDNGLENVKRLGIAVPGPVLYGKSSPERLGWNLDVEDFKNDFNFEKVDMLNDQEASAYGMGLLEDSDLDPIYTSGHLEKGNVAILAPGNGLGEAGYFFDGKYIRPFATEGGHSEFSPRTNVEVEFYQFLNNLYGIVSWENVLSKGGLFNIYRFLRDVKRHPEPEWLADRLANGNFVEELYKAAVEEDVLICKIALDTFLEFLAREANNLTLKLKATGGLLISGDIPQAIASYINKDKFYEKFKISDKMEEMLRNIPIYLNKNENTALNGAALYTAYYQE, from the coding sequence ATGATTTTAAATCCGAAATTTCCACTTTATTTACCGGGGGTAAAAAATGCTAGCAACGACAATGTTTCTATCATTGGCGCAAACCTTCGTGAAGATATTACAACTTTAGGCTATTTTGTTTCCGGCAACGGAGGTCTTGAGATTAAAATCCAAAATAATTATCTTACCAAAGAATATGCTTCCTTTACAGAAATTCTGAAGAAGTTTGTTCAGGATAACGGGCTGGAAAATGTAAAAAGACTCGGAATTGCCGTTCCGGGACCTGTATTGTACGGGAAAAGTTCTCCTGAAAGGCTGGGCTGGAACCTGGATGTCGAAGATTTCAAAAACGATTTTAATTTCGAAAAAGTAGACATGCTGAACGACCAGGAGGCTTCCGCTTACGGTATGGGACTGTTGGAAGACAGCGATCTGGATCCAATTTACACCAGCGGGCATCTGGAAAAAGGAAACGTGGCGATCCTTGCACCGGGGAACGGACTGGGAGAAGCCGGATATTTCTTTGACGGAAAATACATCAGGCCGTTTGCAACAGAAGGCGGACACTCCGAATTCTCTCCGAGAACCAATGTTGAGGTGGAATTCTACCAGTTCCTGAACAACCTGTATGGTATCGTAAGCTGGGAAAATGTACTGTCCAAAGGAGGTCTATTCAATATTTACCGATTCCTGAGAGACGTGAAAAGACATCCTGAGCCGGAATGGCTTGCCGATCGTCTGGCCAACGGAAACTTTGTAGAAGAATTGTATAAAGCAGCCGTGGAAGAAGATGTGCTGATTTGTAAAATTGCCTTAGATACATTCCTTGAGTTCTTAGCCAGAGAAGCAAATAACTTAACGCTGAAATTAAAAGCAACAGGAGGTTTGCTGATTTCTGGGGATATTCCGCAGGCGATTGCATCGTATATCAATAAAGATAAATTCTACGAAAAGTTCAAGATCAGCGACAAGATGGAAGAGATGCTGAGAAACATCCCGATCTATCTGAACAAAAACGAAAATACCGCACTGAATGGTGCAGCATTGTACACCGCATACTATCAAGAATAA
- a CDS encoding L-serine ammonia-lyase, translated as MESISVFEIIKVGIGPSSSHTMGPWNAASAFIRIIKRERSIDEVKEVFLEFFGSLAKTGIGHGTDIAGMLGLNGEDFRTIDTTKIDAKVEQIKTTHILNLGGEKEITFIYGHHLVLNMQKSLDYHPNGMIFRAVFEDGNELVQDFYSVGGGFIMSQEKKSIDKHCVRTLYPCHKSSDIVKYCEKLGLSRISDLILMNEESWRSQEETRAEALYIWQQIKECIYKGVNKEGTLPGGLNVSRRAAGINRKLLGDKIYKNKDEWFQQVVDAEENFTNINKWISCFALAVNEENASFGRIITAPTNGASGVIPAVLMYAQAFTNFTSDDDIVRFLLVAGEIGTLFKKNATISAAMGGCQAEVGVSSAMAAAGLTEILGGNIGQVLMAAEIAMEHHLGLTCDPIRGLVQIPCIERNTMGAIKAITAANIALESDPSKAKVTLDEVIQTMWETALSMNDRFKETSEGGLAIAVNVPEC; from the coding sequence ATGGAATCAATATCGGTTTTTGAGATTATCAAAGTAGGCATAGGCCCGTCCAGTTCGCACACCATGGGACCATGGAATGCCGCTTCAGCATTTATCAGGATTATAAAAAGAGAAAGGTCAATAGACGAAGTAAAAGAAGTTTTCCTGGAATTTTTCGGGTCACTGGCCAAAACGGGGATTGGACACGGAACCGATATCGCCGGAATGCTGGGTCTGAATGGCGAAGATTTCAGAACCATTGATACCACGAAGATCGATGCAAAAGTAGAGCAGATCAAAACTACCCATATCCTGAATCTGGGCGGCGAAAAAGAAATCACTTTTATTTACGGTCATCATTTGGTGCTCAATATGCAGAAATCGCTGGACTATCATCCGAACGGAATGATTTTCAGGGCTGTTTTTGAAGACGGAAACGAGCTGGTACAGGATTTTTATTCGGTAGGCGGAGGCTTTATCATGAGCCAGGAAAAAAAATCAATCGACAAGCATTGTGTCCGTACCTTATATCCATGTCATAAATCCTCGGATATTGTGAAGTATTGCGAAAAGCTGGGCCTAAGCAGGATTTCCGACCTGATCCTGATGAACGAGGAAAGCTGGAGATCCCAGGAGGAAACGAGAGCAGAAGCCCTCTATATCTGGCAGCAGATCAAAGAATGCATCTATAAGGGCGTCAATAAAGAAGGCACACTTCCCGGCGGGCTAAATGTTTCCCGGAGAGCAGCCGGCATCAACCGGAAATTACTGGGCGATAAAATTTATAAAAATAAAGACGAGTGGTTTCAGCAGGTTGTGGATGCTGAAGAAAACTTTACCAATATCAACAAATGGATTTCCTGTTTTGCATTGGCGGTAAACGAAGAAAACGCGAGTTTCGGAAGAATCATCACCGCTCCTACCAATGGGGCAAGCGGCGTTATTCCGGCTGTGCTGATGTATGCTCAGGCATTCACGAATTTTACCAGTGATGATGATATTGTCCGGTTCCTGCTTGTGGCTGGGGAAATCGGTACATTATTCAAGAAAAATGCGACCATTTCTGCAGCGATGGGCGGCTGCCAGGCGGAAGTCGGGGTTTCGTCGGCAATGGCTGCGGCCGGCCTTACGGAAATTCTCGGCGGAAACATCGGGCAGGTTTTAATGGCTGCCGAAATTGCGATGGAACATCACCTGGGCTTAACCTGCGACCCGATCAGAGGACTGGTGCAGATTCCGTGTATCGAAAGAAATACGATGGGGGCCATCAAAGCAATCACCGCTGCCAATATTGCTTTGGAAAGTGATCCTTCAAAAGCAAAAGTAACCTTGGATGAAGTGATCCAAACAATGTGGGAAACAGCATTGTCGATGAACGACCGTTTTAAGGAGACTTCCGAAGGTGGACTGGCCATCGCGGTAAATGTTCCGGAATGTTAA
- a CDS encoding prephenate dehydrogenase: MKISIIGVGLIGGSMALKLREKGIADFIYGIDNSDKHLSEALDLHIIDERADLEEGIKNADLIILAIPVDAARKLLPKILDLISENQTVMDAGSTKAGIVHAVQNHPKRSRFIAFHPMWGTENNGPASAVSDSFTGKAGVICNKEESAEDALQLVKKVAESLEMHLIYMSAESHDVHTAYISHISHITSYALANTVLEKEREEETIFQLASSGFSSTVRLAKSHPEMWVPIFKQNKENVLDVLNEHISQLRKFKSALEKENFEYLGELISNANKIRGILEK, encoded by the coding sequence ATGAAAATAAGCATTATAGGAGTCGGGCTGATCGGAGGATCAATGGCACTGAAATTAAGAGAAAAGGGAATCGCCGACTTTATTTACGGAATTGACAACAGCGACAAGCACTTGAGCGAAGCGTTGGATTTACATATAATCGACGAAAGGGCTGATCTGGAGGAAGGAATTAAAAATGCCGATCTGATCATTCTTGCCATTCCCGTAGATGCCGCCAGGAAACTCCTGCCCAAGATACTCGACCTGATCTCTGAAAACCAGACGGTAATGGACGCCGGTTCTACAAAAGCAGGCATTGTACATGCAGTACAAAACCATCCTAAAAGATCCCGATTTATAGCTTTCCACCCGATGTGGGGAACCGAAAACAACGGACCTGCATCAGCCGTATCAGACAGCTTTACCGGAAAAGCAGGCGTCATCTGCAATAAGGAAGAATCTGCTGAAGACGCATTGCAGCTGGTAAAAAAAGTCGCGGAGAGCCTGGAGATGCACCTGATTTATATGAGTGCAGAAAGCCACGACGTCCATACGGCGTACATTTCCCATATTTCCCATATTACTTCTTATGCTTTGGCCAACACCGTTTTGGAAAAGGAACGGGAAGAAGAAACCATCTTCCAGCTGGCAAGTTCCGGGTTTTCCAGCACCGTACGTCTGGCAAAATCCCATCCTGAAATGTGGGTCCCGATCTTCAAGCAGAATAAAGAGAATGTCTTGGATGTACTGAACGAACATATTTCCCAATTACGAAAGTTTAAATCGGCCCTGGAAAAAGAAAATTTCGAATATTTAGGTGAACTGATTTCCAATGCCAACAAAATCCGTGGGATTTTGGAAAAGTAG
- a CDS encoding alpha/beta hydrolase — protein sequence MKIYVVSGLGADFKVLEKIQFPKRHEVVFIEWLIPHLNEDFAGYVERMAEKIDDSEPFYLVGYSFGGLMVQEINKLKPAKKVVILGSIKSDKEKSRLIRTGQITKIPKLLPVTFFNEKTTNMYSVVRKFFDPRNPKVLQYFRVRDPYYLKWSVEKISDWKFDENPEVVQIMGDKDIVFPIKNSKPDYIIKGGTHLFPITKFKEVANILEGVLE from the coding sequence ATGAAAATATATGTAGTAAGCGGATTAGGCGCAGATTTCAAGGTATTGGAAAAAATTCAGTTTCCGAAACGCCATGAGGTGGTTTTTATCGAATGGCTGATTCCTCATCTTAACGAAGACTTTGCCGGCTATGTTGAAAGAATGGCTGAAAAAATCGATGATTCGGAACCGTTTTATCTGGTAGGATATTCCTTTGGCGGTCTGATGGTTCAGGAAATTAATAAGCTCAAACCTGCAAAGAAAGTTGTGATCCTCGGAAGCATCAAATCCGATAAGGAGAAATCCCGGCTGATACGCACCGGACAGATCACCAAGATTCCCAAACTGCTTCCGGTAACATTTTTCAATGAGAAAACCACCAATATGTATTCGGTGGTCAGGAAATTTTTTGACCCGCGAAATCCGAAAGTGCTGCAATATTTCAGGGTGAGAGACCCTTATTATTTAAAATGGTCGGTCGAAAAGATCTCCGACTGGAAATTCGACGAAAATCCGGAAGTGGTTCAGATTATGGGCGACAAGGACATCGTATTCCCGATAAAGAATTCCAAACCGGATTATATTATCAAAGGCGGTACCCATCTTTTCCCGATTACAAAATTCAAAGAAGTAGCTAATATTTTAGAGGGGGTATTGGAATAA